In a single window of the Mustelus asterias chromosome 3, sMusAst1.hap1.1, whole genome shotgun sequence genome:
- the LOC144482777 gene encoding extracellular calcium-sensing receptor-like: MLFAIEEINQSKTLLQNFTLGYKIYDDCSSFAIASKAALALVNGEQELINYPQCKGSSNVAAIIGCAMSSSSIATARAVGSFGIPMVSYFSTCSCLSDKQEYPTFFRTIPSDDYQTKILAELVKTFGWNWIGTVRSNTDYGNFGMRTFIQEAEKLGVCIAYSEVFYRTDPAEKITKIVHVIKQATTPVLIGFLHPREVRLLLKEFSRQNVSGIQWIGSEGWVTEELVSPEERARFLVGTIGLATPRTEIPGLRDYLLNIHPSRFPDNIFVKKFWEAAFMCSFKAENTTGQTASALPVRQCTGKERLEEIQTAYLPAIMDGSSYIVYKAVYAVAHALDDMLSCKEGNGPFVNNTCAQISNFQPWQLLHYLHSVNFTDRTGRIVYFDKNGDPVPAYELINLQLTLKRTVEVVNIGYYDGTAPFGQEFNLNIGDIMWSGVDNQIPRAVCTEPCPPGTRKVNRKGQPICCFDCAECADGEISNTTDSADCMKCPLEYWSNQQKDRCVLKKIEFLSFGEILGFVLVALALVGVGFTLAAAAIFFHFRETPIVRANNSELSFLLLFALTLCFLCSLTFIGEPTGWSCMLRRTAFGIVFVLSISCILGKTILVVIAFKATLPNNNLMNWFGPTQQRLGVFLLTFVQALICAVWLSLSPPYPLKNMAYYRDIIILECDVGSLKAFYIVSSYIGLLSTVCFVLAFLARKLPDNFNDAKYITFSMLIFCAVWITFIPAYVSSPGKYTVAVEVFAIWASSFGLLVCIFAPKCYIVLLKPEANTKKNMMGKVT; encoded by the exons ATGCTATTTGCTATTGAAGAAATAAACCAGAGCAAAACTCTACTTCAGAATTTCACACTGGGATATAAAATCTACGATGACTGCTCGTCCTTCGCCATTGCGTCAAAAGCAGCGCTCGCTTTGGTCAACGGAGAACAAGAATTAATTAATTACCCTCAGTGTAAAGGGTCCTCCAATGTAGCAGCTATTATAGGCTGTGCTATGTCCTCGTCCTCCATTGCAACTGCAAGGGCAGTTGGCTCCTTTGGAATTCCGATG GTTAGTTATTTCTCCACCTGCTCCTGCCTCAGTGATAAACAGGAATACCCCACCTTTTTTAGAACGATACCAAGTGATGACTATCAGACCAAAATTCTCGCTGAACTCGTGAAAACTTTCGGGtggaattggattggaaccgTTCGGAGCAACACCGATTACGGGAATTTTGGAATGCGAACATTTATTCAAGAGGCCGAGAAACTTGGGGTTTGTATCGCGTACTCTGAAGTGTTTTATCGGACAGATCCTGCAGAAAAAATCACCAAAATAGTCCACGTGATCAAACAGGCGACGACACCCGTGTTGATCGGATTCCTCCATCCTCGAGAAGTGCGACTTTTACTGAAGGAATTTTCGCGTCAAAATGTAAGTGGGATCCAGTGGATTGGAAGCGAAGGGTGGGTTACTGAAGAGTTGGtttcacctgaagaaagggcacGATTTCTGGTTGGGACAATTGGTTTGGCCACCCCGAGGACAGAAATACCCGGACTCAGAGATTATCTTCTGAACATTCATCCTTCGAGGTTCCCTGATAATATTTTCGTGAAGAAATTTTGGGAAGCTGCATTCATGTGCTCGTTCAAGGCCGAGAATACGACAGGGCAAACTGCTTCAGCACTTCCCGTGCGACAGTGCACCGGGAAGGAGCGGTTGGAAGAAATACAAACAGCGTATCTGCCGGCGATAATGGACGGAAGTTCCTACATTGTGTACAAAGCTGTCTACGCGGTGGCACATGCTCTGGACGACATGCTATCTTGCAAAGAAGGCAATGGACCCTTTGTGAATAATACGTGCGCTCAGATTTCCAATTTTCAGCCCTGGCAG CTGCTCCATTACCTACATTCAGTAAATTTCACAGATCGAACTGGGAGAATCGTGTACTTTGATAAAAATGGTGATCCAGTCCCGGCATATGAATTGATTAATTTGCAACTGACTTTGAAGAGAACAGTTGAAGTTGTGAACATTGGATATTATGATGGTACAGCTCCTTTCGGACAAGAATTTAACCTGAATATCGGTGATATTATGTGGAGCGGCGTTGACAATCAG ATTCCACGTGCGGTGTGTACAGAACCGTGTCCTCCTGGAACAAGAAAGGTCAACAGGAAAGGACAACCGATCTGCTGTTTTGACTGTGCAGAATGCGCCGATGGTGAGATTAGCAACACCACAG aTTCCGCAGATTGCATGAAGTGCCCTTTGGAATACTGGTCCAATCAACAGAAAGATCGATGTGTTCTCAAGAAGATCGAATTTCTTTCCTTTGGCGAGATTCTGGGATTTGTGTTAGTGGCACTTGCTTTAGTGGGAGTCGGTTTTACACTGGCTGCAGCTGCTATATTCTTCCACTTTCGAGAAACTCCAATCGTTAGAGCTAACAATTCGGAGCTCAGCTTCCTCCTTCTCTTCGCACTAACGCTTTGCTTCCTGTGCTCACTTACCTTCATTGGAGAGCCAACAGGATGGTCTTGTATGTTGCGTCGGACTGCGTTTGGTATTGTATTTGTTCTCTCTATTTCCTGTATTTTGGGGAAAACTATTCTTGTTGTGATAGCATTTAAAGCCACTCTTCCCAATAACAATTTGATGAACTGGTTTGGACCTACGCAACAGAGATTAGGAGTGTTCCTCCTTACATTTGTTCAGGCTTTAATTTGTGCGGTCTGGTTAAGTTTATCGCCTCCCTATCCATTGAAGAACATGGCCTATTACAGAGACATTATTATTTTGGAATGTGATGTGGGTTCTTTAAAAGCCTTTTATATTGTGTCGAGCTATATTGGTCTTCTGTCCACTGTTTGCTTCGTGCTTGCTTTCCTTGCACGAAAACTTCCGGATAATTTCAACGACGCGAAGTATATAACTTTTAGTATGTTGATCTTCTGCGCTGTTTGGATAACCTTTATCCCAGCTTATGTCAGCTCTCCTGGAAAGTACACTGTGGCAGTCGAAGTATTTGCAATCTGGGCATCAAGCTTTGGTTTGCTTGTCTGCATTTTTGCTCCTAAATGTTATATTGTCTTGCTGAAACCGGAGGCTAACACGAAGAAAAATATGATGGGCAAAGTGACCTGA